A genomic stretch from Bacillus sp. E(2018) includes:
- the aroC gene encoding chorismate synthase — MRYLTAGESHGPQLTTIIEGVPAGLPLVAEDINEELARRQKGHGRGRRMQIEKDQVQILSGVRHGVTLGSPITLVVENKDFTHWTKIMGAEPLEEENAEVKRVISRPRPGHADLNGAIKYNHRDMRNVLERSSARETTVRVAAGAVAKKVLKELGVEVGGHVLELGGVVAEDISYDSLTELREKTEVSPVRCLDKNVEKTMMEAIDTAKENGDSIGGVVEVIVEGMPVGVGSYTHYDNKLDAKLAAAIMSINAFKGAEIGIGFEAARKPGSEVHDEIVWDIERGYTRRTNNAGGFEGGMTTGMPVVVRGVMKPIPTLYKPLNSVDIETKEVFAASIERSDSCAVPAASVVAESVVAWELASALVNQFGQDNMEVIKKNIVQHQERARVF; from the coding sequence ATGAGATATTTAACAGCAGGAGAGTCACATGGCCCTCAACTCACAACAATCATTGAAGGTGTACCAGCAGGTTTGCCTCTAGTAGCAGAAGATATTAACGAGGAACTTGCTAGACGTCAAAAAGGTCATGGTCGTGGACGACGTATGCAGATTGAGAAAGATCAGGTTCAAATCTTAAGTGGTGTACGACACGGCGTAACACTTGGTTCACCGATTACACTCGTAGTTGAGAACAAAGACTTTACTCATTGGACAAAAATTATGGGAGCAGAACCTCTTGAAGAAGAGAACGCAGAAGTTAAGCGAGTGATATCAAGACCTCGACCAGGTCATGCAGATCTAAATGGTGCAATTAAATACAATCATCGAGATATGAGAAACGTGCTAGAACGTTCTTCAGCCCGAGAAACAACGGTAAGAGTAGCAGCAGGAGCTGTTGCAAAAAAGGTACTAAAAGAGCTTGGAGTTGAAGTTGGTGGCCACGTGTTAGAACTAGGTGGTGTCGTAGCTGAAGACATTTCTTATGATTCTTTAACCGAACTTCGCGAAAAAACAGAAGTCTCTCCTGTAAGATGTTTAGATAAAAATGTTGAAAAAACGATGATGGAAGCGATTGATACCGCAAAGGAAAACGGCGATTCGATCGGTGGTGTTGTTGAAGTAATCGTAGAAGGTATGCCAGTAGGCGTGGGTAGCTACACGCATTATGATAATAAATTGGATGCTAAATTAGCAGCAGCGATCATGAGTATCAATGCATTTAAAGGTGCTGAGATCGGTATTGGTTTTGAAGCAGCACGAAAACCTGGAAGTGAAGTACATGATGAGATTGTTTGGGATATCGAACGTGGATATACCCGAAGAACAAACAACGCAGGAGGCTTTGAGGGAGGTATGACGACAGGAATGCCAGTAGTTGTACGTGGTGTTATGAAGCCGATTCCTACTCTTTACAAGCCGCTGAACAGTGTAGATATTGAAACAAAAGAAGTCTTTGCAGCAAGCATAGAACGTTCAGACAGCTGTGCAGTTCCTGCTGCTAGTGTTGTGGCAGAATCAGTTGTTGCATGGGAACTGGCTAGTGCGCTTGTTAATCAATTCGGTCAAGATAACATGGAAGTAATCAAGAAAAACATCGTACAGCACCAAGAACGTGCAAGGGTGTTTTAA
- a CDS encoding bifunctional 3-deoxy-7-phosphoheptulonate synthase/chorismate mutase — MSNELVDLRKQMDDISLKILELLNERGNVAQQIGKLKEMQGVKRFDPVRERELLDLIASHNDGPFETSTVQHIFKQIFKASLELQKDDNRKALLVSRKKKPEDTIVNVKGEKIGDGNPHFIMGPCAVESYEQVKQVAEVIAEKGLTLIRGGAFKPRTSPYDFQGLGLEGLKILRKAADEHQLAVVSEILNPNDIEMALDYVDVIQIGARNMQNFDLLKAAGSVNKPVLLKRGLAATIEEFMYAAEYILAQGNSQVILCERGIRTYERATRNTLDISAVPILKKETHLPVVVDVTHSTGRKDLLLPAAKAAMAIGADAVMAEVHPDPAVALSDSAQQMNIPEFHEFMDALLNKEKKKIHS; from the coding sequence ATGTCAAACGAATTAGTAGACTTACGCAAACAGATGGATGATATTTCATTAAAGATTTTAGAACTCTTGAACGAACGAGGAAACGTGGCACAACAAATTGGAAAGCTTAAAGAAATGCAAGGTGTTAAACGCTTCGATCCTGTAAGAGAGAGAGAATTGCTTGATCTGATCGCTTCTCATAACGATGGTCCTTTTGAGACGTCAACGGTGCAACACATCTTCAAACAAATCTTTAAAGCAAGCTTAGAACTTCAAAAAGATGATAATCGAAAAGCATTACTCGTATCTCGTAAAAAGAAACCTGAAGATACGATCGTAAATGTAAAAGGTGAAAAAATCGGTGATGGTAACCCTCACTTCATTATGGGTCCTTGTGCGGTAGAAAGCTACGAACAAGTGAAACAAGTAGCAGAAGTCATTGCAGAAAAAGGTTTAACGTTAATCCGAGGTGGCGCATTCAAACCGCGTACGTCTCCTTACGACTTCCAAGGACTTGGACTAGAAGGATTAAAAATTCTTCGCAAAGCAGCAGATGAACATCAGCTTGCTGTTGTGAGTGAGATTCTAAATCCAAACGATATTGAGATGGCGCTAGATTATGTTGATGTGATTCAGATCGGCGCACGTAACATGCAAAACTTTGATCTGTTAAAAGCAGCTGGATCTGTTAACAAACCAGTATTGTTAAAGCGTGGGTTAGCTGCAACGATTGAAGAATTCATGTACGCAGCTGAGTACATCTTGGCTCAAGGTAACTCTCAAGTCATTCTTTGCGAACGCGGAATTCGTACGTACGAAAGAGCAACACGAAACACGCTAGATATTTCAGCTGTACCTATTCTTAAGAAAGAAACGCATCTTCCTGTAGTTGTCGACGTAACACACTCAACTGGGCGTAAAGATCTTCTCCTTCCTGCTGCTAAAGCGGCGATGGCGATCGGCGCAGATGCAGTTATGGCTGAAGTGCACCCTGATCCAGCAGTTGCACTATCTGATTCAGCGCAACAGATGAACATTCCAGAATTCCACGAATTCATGGATGCTCTTCTAAACAAAGAAAAAAAGAAGATTCATTCTTAA
- a CDS encoding DUF6501 family protein, giving the protein MIHLEWANRETIREIKCVHTDAKKYMVNRALTAGKTYELKNETEEFYFVVDNTGKVGGYYKEYFED; this is encoded by the coding sequence ATGATTCATTTAGAGTGGGCGAACAGAGAAACGATTCGCGAAATTAAATGTGTACATACGGATGCAAAAAAATATATGGTTAACCGTGCTTTAACTGCGGGTAAAACCTATGAACTAAAAAATGAAACAGAGGAATTTTATTTTGTAGTAGATAACACAGGTAAAGTAGGCGGTTACTACAAAGAGTATTTCGAAGACTAA
- a CDS encoding quinone oxidoreductase, with translation MKALVFNSFGGPEVLEYREINNPIIGDQDILVEMKAIGLNFADVYRRKGNYHLEGQPPYILGYEGAGIVKEIGSAVSGVSVGDRIAFADVPAANAELVAVPHDKAIPIPEGVSFESAASLLLQGLTAHYLTRDSFSIKQGHVALVHAAAGGVGQLLIQIIKLLGGKVIGLTSSEEKREFALAAGADSVFLYNDNWKESVLSETSGKGVDVVYESVGSTIIDSFEVTRIGGTVVFFGMAGGDPVSIDPRMLMDTSKTLTGGDLWNVLTSHEERVKRSSELFEWIKNGDVKITETSFPLHDGAKAHEYLESRKSTGKILLIP, from the coding sequence ATGAAAGCTTTAGTATTTAACTCTTTCGGGGGTCCAGAAGTTTTAGAATATCGTGAAATTAACAACCCAATTATCGGTGATCAGGACATTTTGGTTGAAATGAAGGCCATTGGCTTAAACTTCGCTGATGTTTATAGAAGAAAAGGAAATTATCATCTTGAAGGACAGCCTCCATACATCCTAGGATATGAAGGAGCGGGAATCGTTAAAGAAATTGGTAGTGCTGTTAGTGGTGTTTCAGTTGGAGATCGTATCGCATTTGCAGATGTACCCGCTGCTAACGCGGAACTGGTCGCTGTCCCACACGATAAAGCAATCCCGATTCCAGAAGGTGTTTCCTTTGAATCAGCTGCCTCCCTTCTTTTACAAGGGTTGACTGCACATTATCTTACGAGAGACAGTTTTTCCATTAAGCAAGGTCATGTTGCATTGGTTCATGCTGCCGCGGGCGGTGTTGGACAACTATTGATCCAGATCATCAAGTTGCTTGGCGGAAAGGTTATCGGTTTAACATCATCCGAAGAAAAGCGTGAGTTCGCTTTAGCAGCAGGTGCGGATTCAGTATTCTTATATAATGATAATTGGAAAGAAAGCGTGTTAAGTGAAACTTCCGGCAAAGGTGTAGATGTTGTTTATGAGTCTGTGGGTTCTACAATAATAGATAGTTTTGAAGTTACTAGGATAGGTGGGACTGTCGTATTCTTTGGAATGGCTGGCGGCGATCCTGTGTCCATTGATCCTCGTATGCTTATGGATACGTCTAAGACGTTGACCGGAGGAGACTTATGGAATGTCCTCACCTCTCACGAAGAACGTGTAAAGCGTTCAAGCGAATTGTTTGAATGGATTAAAAATGGAGATGTAAAAATTACAGAAACATCTTTCCCGTTACATGACGGTGCAAAAGCTCATGAATATTTAGAGAGTAGAAAGAGTACAGGGAAGATTTTGTTGATTCCTTAA
- a CDS encoding nuclease-related domain-containing protein, with translation MIKKPRTKPLKLLKLDAILQRLVHNHLKHGELQIEFARHSAGYRGEVALDYFLYDLDENSYLIFHDLRLPRDKEKKYYFQIDCLILHSSFGVLLEVKNLSGDLYFDHHFDQMKRTKNGVAETFPDPVNQVQQQKIYLESWLKRNQLPKIPLYSLVVLTNPKSFITLSPHYGKKAVHIIRAKSLANKIQEFSTLHQEILTKKDLSKLATKLFKQHDKLNPDLLRTYNIKETDIITGVFCPSCNHVPMQRERSTWVCTKCNVKSKDAHIRAIQNYALIFDQPVKNKTLRRFLHIDSTTCMKNLLKSMKLPPSGPTNSATYQLPILE, from the coding sequence TTGATAAAAAAACCACGTACAAAGCCCCTAAAATTACTAAAATTGGACGCCATCTTACAAAGATTAGTACACAATCATCTAAAACACGGGGAATTACAAATTGAATTTGCTAGACATTCAGCAGGTTATAGAGGTGAAGTGGCATTAGATTATTTTCTGTACGATTTAGATGAGAATTCATACCTCATTTTTCATGACTTGCGACTGCCAAGAGATAAAGAAAAGAAATACTACTTTCAAATTGACTGTCTGATTCTTCATTCTTCTTTTGGCGTTTTGCTCGAAGTTAAAAATCTCTCAGGAGATCTATATTTTGATCATCACTTCGATCAGATGAAAAGAACGAAAAATGGAGTAGCTGAAACATTTCCTGACCCAGTAAACCAGGTCCAACAACAAAAAATATATCTGGAAAGCTGGTTGAAAAGAAATCAGTTGCCTAAAATCCCGCTTTATTCCCTCGTTGTTTTAACAAATCCTAAATCTTTTATTACGCTATCACCGCATTATGGCAAGAAAGCTGTCCATATTATTCGAGCTAAGAGTCTAGCTAACAAAATTCAAGAATTTTCAACGCTCCATCAAGAAATCCTCACAAAAAAAGACCTTTCAAAATTAGCGACAAAGCTATTTAAACAACATGACAAGCTTAATCCAGACTTATTAAGAACATATAACATCAAAGAAACGGACATTATCACCGGAGTCTTTTGTCCAAGCTGCAATCATGTTCCTATGCAACGAGAGAGAAGTACTTGGGTTTGTACTAAGTGCAATGTAAAGTCCAAAGATGCTCATATAAGAGCAATCCAAAACTACGCACTGATTTTTGATCAACCTGTAAAGAATAAAACGTTAAGACGTTTTTTACACATCGATTCAACTACTTGTATGAAAAATCTTCTGAAATCTATGAAACTTCCCCCGAGCGGTCCTACAAATTCAGCAACGTACCAGCTACCGATTCTTGAATAA
- the odhB gene encoding 2-oxoglutarate dehydrogenase complex dihydrolipoyllysine-residue succinyltransferase, which translates to MFDVKVPELAESISEGTVAQWLKKEGDTVVKGEDLVELETDKVNIEISAERDGVLKNIKVEPGDTVAVGDIIASIVEGGASESAEPAAEEKTEEKAAPTQQKQEPIVEKDAAEEEVKASDRPIASPAARKLAREKGIDLSEVNARDPLGRVRTEDVKRHAEGGSTEKAAPASKPAASASKPAASVEAVNPEKPVERVKMSRRRQTIAKRLVEAQQTAAMLTTFNEVDMTAINEVRARRKDKFYEQNGVKLGYMSFFTKAVVGALKKFPAINAEIQGDEMVLKKFYDIGIAVGAEEGLVVPVVRNADRLSFAGIEKEIGNLAEKARSKKLSLEDLQGGSFTITNGGIFGSMLSTPILNAPQVGILGMHTIQWRPVAIDKERMENRPMMYIALSYDHRIVDGKEAVSFLTTIKSLLEDPESLLLEG; encoded by the coding sequence ATGTTTGACGTTAAAGTTCCGGAATTAGCCGAATCAATTTCAGAAGGTACAGTAGCACAATGGCTTAAAAAAGAAGGCGACACAGTTGTTAAAGGTGAAGATTTAGTAGAATTAGAAACTGATAAAGTTAACATTGAGATCAGTGCCGAGCGAGATGGCGTTTTAAAAAATATTAAAGTTGAACCAGGTGACACTGTAGCCGTTGGAGATATTATCGCTTCAATCGTTGAAGGCGGTGCTTCTGAGTCTGCAGAACCAGCAGCAGAAGAGAAGACTGAAGAAAAAGCAGCTCCAACTCAACAAAAACAAGAGCCAATCGTAGAAAAAGATGCGGCTGAAGAAGAAGTGAAAGCATCTGATCGTCCGATCGCATCTCCAGCAGCGCGCAAGCTTGCTCGTGAAAAAGGCATCGATCTTTCTGAAGTGAACGCTCGAGATCCTCTAGGACGTGTTCGCACGGAAGATGTGAAACGTCACGCAGAAGGTGGAAGCACGGAAAAAGCGGCTCCGGCATCTAAGCCAGCAGCGTCAGCTTCTAAACCAGCAGCTTCTGTTGAAGCTGTAAACCCAGAGAAACCTGTAGAGCGAGTGAAGATGTCCCGCAGACGTCAAACAATCGCTAAGCGTTTAGTTGAAGCTCAACAAACAGCAGCGATGCTTACAACGTTCAATGAAGTGGATATGACGGCGATCAACGAAGTTCGTGCTCGTCGTAAGGACAAGTTCTATGAGCAAAACGGAGTTAAACTAGGATACATGTCATTCTTTACAAAAGCGGTAGTAGGAGCTTTGAAAAAGTTCCCTGCAATCAACGCTGAGATTCAAGGCGATGAAATGGTTCTTAAGAAGTTCTACGATATCGGTATCGCGGTTGGAGCGGAAGAAGGATTAGTGGTACCAGTTGTACGCAACGCTGATCGTCTAAGCTTCGCTGGTATTGAAAAAGAAATCGGAAACCTAGCTGAGAAGGCACGTTCTAAGAAGTTATCCTTAGAAGACCTTCAAGGTGGTTCATTCACGATCACAAACGGTGGTATCTTCGGATCAATGCTTTCAACACCTATCTTGAACGCACCTCAAGTTGGTATCCTTGGTATGCACACAATCCAATGGAGACCAGTAGCGATCGATAAAGAGCGCATGGAAAACCGTCCGATGATGTACATCGCGCTTTCTTATGATCACCGTATTGTAGATGGAAAAGAAGCGGTAAGCTTCTTAACAACAATTAAATCACTTCTTGAAGATCCAGAATCGCTTCTTTTAGAAGGTTAA
- a CDS encoding 2-oxoglutarate dehydrogenase E1 component has translation MSHQRSKSENPWQGLSGPNMAYILELYDQYSVDPESVDSSFKEKFDAWGPPIESSVSNQRTAQSFDGLDFEKLAAALKLAENIRTYGHLAADLYPVGEFPKDNHHIDPKEFNLTKEDLKAIPPSFIWKEAPSSVKDGYEAIQMLQEVYTKTIAYEFSHVHETEERQWLNTMVETSQHYPKFSADDKKNLLTRLSEVEGFEKFLHKTFVGQKRFSIEGVDMLVPMLDEAAKEGCRDGAEHALIGMAHRGRLNVLAHVLGKPYELIFSEFHHSPNKELIPSEGSRGINFGWTGDVKYHLGASRLVETDQSHKIKISLANNPSHLEYVDPVVEGYTRAAQETRDKKGYPVQDTSKAFAILIHGDAAFPGEGIVAETLNLSRLRGYHTGGTLHIIANNLVGFTTDSGDSRSTKYASDLAKGFEIPIIHVNADDPEACIAAVHLAYEYRKKFQKDVLIDLIGYRRFGHNEMDDPSATQPRLYKQVNSHPTVRDVYAKQLVNEGVLSDEEVKSIENDVLTKHQTEYEKVQGRKEKFKLEDTRLPDPLSKALPDIDTTISVSDLQELTENMLKFPEDFNVYPKIKRILERRRKSFQGEKIDWGMAESLAFASILKDGTPIRITGQDSERGTFAQRHLVLNDSESGKKFSPLHAMDDIDVSFAIHNSPLSESSVVGFEYGYNVFAPETLVIWEAQYGDFANVAQVLFDQFLSAGRAKWGQKSGMVMLLPHGYEGQGPEHSSARLERFLQLGAENNWTVANVSTASQYFHLLRRQAKLLSMDEVRPLVVMTPKSLLRDTKVASMAEAFESDHFMPLLQQPGLGKEKDKVKKILLCSGKIAIDLEKALDQDQVARTEMHIVRVEQIYPFPEEEMNALLKEYPNVEDLIWVQEEPKNMGSWLYIEPKLRAVAPKAHVSYIGRQERSSTAGGEPDIYKKEQEQIIQTSLALDIQSREGGREHV, from the coding sequence ATGAGTCATCAACGTTCCAAATCAGAAAATCCTTGGCAGGGACTAAGTGGACCAAATATGGCCTACATCCTTGAACTATATGATCAATATAGTGTGGATCCGGAATCTGTTGACAGTTCATTCAAAGAGAAATTTGATGCTTGGGGGCCTCCGATTGAGAGCTCTGTATCAAATCAACGTACTGCACAGAGTTTTGATGGATTGGATTTCGAGAAGTTAGCAGCTGCATTAAAATTAGCAGAAAACATTCGCACATACGGTCACTTAGCAGCTGACTTATACCCTGTAGGGGAATTTCCGAAAGATAACCACCATATTGACCCGAAAGAATTTAACTTAACAAAAGAAGATTTGAAAGCGATACCACCTTCCTTTATTTGGAAAGAAGCGCCATCAAGCGTCAAAGACGGCTATGAAGCGATCCAAATGCTTCAGGAAGTGTATACGAAAACAATCGCTTATGAATTCAGTCATGTTCATGAGACTGAAGAACGCCAATGGTTAAACACCATGGTTGAAACAAGCCAACACTATCCTAAATTTTCGGCTGATGATAAGAAGAACCTTTTAACGCGATTGAGTGAAGTTGAAGGATTTGAAAAATTTCTTCACAAAACATTCGTTGGACAAAAGCGTTTCTCTATCGAAGGCGTTGATATGCTGGTACCGATGCTTGATGAAGCAGCGAAAGAAGGATGTCGTGACGGAGCTGAACATGCTCTGATCGGAATGGCACACCGTGGGCGTCTAAACGTACTTGCCCATGTGCTTGGCAAGCCTTATGAACTCATTTTCTCAGAGTTTCATCATTCTCCAAACAAGGAGCTAATTCCTTCTGAAGGTTCAAGAGGAATTAACTTTGGTTGGACTGGAGATGTAAAGTACCACTTAGGTGCAAGCCGTTTAGTTGAAACAGATCAATCTCATAAAATTAAAATCTCACTTGCAAATAATCCAAGTCACTTAGAGTATGTAGATCCAGTTGTTGAAGGATATACAAGAGCTGCTCAGGAAACGCGTGACAAAAAAGGGTATCCGGTTCAAGATACTTCGAAGGCATTTGCCATTCTTATTCATGGTGATGCTGCTTTTCCTGGTGAAGGAATCGTTGCTGAAACATTGAACTTAAGTCGTCTGAGAGGATATCACACGGGTGGAACACTTCATATCATCGCGAACAATCTAGTAGGTTTTACAACTGATAGCGGCGATTCTCGTTCAACGAAATATGCGAGTGACCTTGCAAAAGGGTTTGAGATCCCGATCATTCACGTTAATGCAGATGATCCAGAAGCATGTATTGCAGCAGTACATCTTGCTTATGAATATCGTAAAAAGTTCCAAAAAGATGTTCTGATCGATCTGATCGGATATCGTCGATTCGGTCACAATGAAATGGACGATCCATCTGCAACGCAGCCTCGATTGTATAAACAAGTAAACAGTCATCCGACAGTTCGTGACGTTTATGCAAAACAGCTTGTTAACGAAGGCGTACTATCTGATGAAGAAGTAAAGTCTATTGAAAATGATGTGTTAACAAAGCATCAGACTGAATACGAAAAAGTTCAAGGACGCAAAGAAAAATTCAAACTGGAAGACACGAGACTTCCTGATCCGTTATCGAAAGCACTTCCTGATATCGATACCACAATTTCAGTTAGTGATCTTCAGGAACTTACTGAGAATATGCTTAAGTTCCCAGAAGACTTCAACGTCTATCCTAAAATCAAAAGAATCCTCGAACGTAGACGCAAGTCTTTCCAAGGGGAGAAAATTGATTGGGGTATGGCTGAATCATTAGCATTTGCTTCCATTCTTAAGGATGGAACACCGATTCGTATTACAGGGCAAGACTCTGAGCGTGGAACGTTCGCGCAAAGACACCTTGTTCTAAACGATAGTGAGAGCGGAAAGAAATTTTCTCCGCTGCATGCGATGGATGACATTGATGTTTCATTTGCGATTCATAACAGCCCACTTTCAGAATCATCAGTTGTTGGTTTTGAGTACGGCTATAATGTATTTGCACCTGAAACCCTTGTGATTTGGGAAGCGCAGTATGGAGATTTTGCAAACGTAGCACAAGTTCTGTTCGATCAGTTCTTATCTGCTGGCCGTGCGAAGTGGGGGCAAAAATCAGGAATGGTAATGCTTCTTCCTCATGGTTACGAAGGTCAAGGACCTGAGCATTCAAGTGCGCGTCTAGAAAGATTCTTACAGCTAGGTGCAGAAAATAACTGGACAGTTGCTAACGTAAGTACAGCATCACAGTACTTCCATCTGCTACGACGTCAAGCTAAGCTTCTATCTATGGATGAAGTTCGTCCGTTGGTTGTAATGACACCGAAGAGCTTGTTGCGTGACACGAAAGTGGCATCTATGGCAGAAGCTTTTGAAAGTGATCACTTTATGCCATTGCTACAACAGCCTGGTCTAGGCAAAGAAAAAGACAAAGTGAAGAAAATCTTGCTTTGCTCTGGTAAGATTGCGATCGATCTAGAAAAAGCACTTGATCAAGATCAAGTAGCAAGAACGGAAATGCATATCGTTCGTGTTGAACAGATCTATCCGTTCCCAGAAGAAGAGATGAATGCTCTGTTAAAAGAATATCCAAACGTTGAAGACTTGATTTGGGTGCAAGAAGAGCCGAAGAACATGGGATCTTGGTTATACATCGAACCAAAACTTCGTGCAGTGGCACCAAAAGCACACGTTTCATATATTGGACGTCAAGAACGTTCGAGTACGGCTGGTGGGGAACCAGACATCTATAAAAAAGAACAAGAACAAATCATCCAAACATCATTAGCACTAGACATTCAATCGCGAGAGGGAGGCCGTGAACATGTTTGA
- the rarD gene encoding EamA family transporter RarD: MKLNEHTKGIWYAAFSYLIWGFLPLYWKPLQSAGSVEILAHRILWSFLLMIAVMFLLKKKNTLLRDVKILFSQKKQFLSVLTASLLISGNWVMYIWAVNTDHVVEASLGYYINPLVSVILGMLVLKEKLNSWQLVSFILAACGVFLLTWQHGEFPWVAVSLALTFGLYGLVKKLGSFDSLTGLTFETMFVFPLAFMYLIYLQWNGEASFIAGGTSTTILLWGAGLVTAVPLLCFAQGVKRISMTMIGFLQYIAPTIMLVLGVFLYHETFSQIHVISFTLIWLALIIFTVSRTKWANYLINRKKQNSLSAKI; this comes from the coding sequence ATGAAATTAAATGAACATACGAAGGGTATATGGTATGCCGCATTTTCTTATTTGATATGGGGTTTCCTACCGCTATATTGGAAACCACTTCAATCAGCTGGTTCTGTTGAGATATTAGCACATCGAATTTTATGGTCATTTCTCTTAATGATCGCTGTTATGTTCTTATTGAAAAAGAAAAATACACTCTTAAGAGATGTAAAAATACTCTTTAGCCAAAAAAAGCAGTTTTTATCTGTATTAACAGCTTCGCTATTAATTAGCGGAAACTGGGTCATGTATATATGGGCGGTCAATACAGATCATGTTGTTGAAGCGAGTTTAGGCTATTATATTAATCCGCTTGTTAGTGTAATCCTCGGCATGCTTGTATTGAAAGAAAAGTTGAACAGCTGGCAGCTTGTATCCTTTATATTAGCTGCTTGCGGTGTTTTTCTATTAACGTGGCAACATGGAGAGTTTCCTTGGGTAGCGGTTTCTCTAGCGCTTACTTTCGGTCTTTATGGACTTGTTAAAAAACTAGGTAGTTTTGATTCGTTAACGGGCTTAACATTTGAAACGATGTTTGTCTTTCCATTAGCGTTCATGTATTTAATCTACCTTCAATGGAACGGGGAAGCTTCCTTTATCGCTGGAGGAACATCAACAACAATTCTTCTATGGGGAGCAGGACTCGTTACAGCGGTACCACTACTTTGCTTTGCGCAGGGTGTAAAACGGATCTCGATGACGATGATCGGTTTTCTACAATACATTGCTCCGACTATCATGCTCGTATTAGGAGTATTCTTGTATCATGAAACATTCAGTCAAATACATGTCATTTCATTCACTTTAATATGGCTCGCACTCATTATTTTTACGGTAAGCAGAACAAAATGGGCAAATTATCTCATAAATCGTAAAAAACAAAATTCACTTTCTGCGAAAATATAG